CTGTGGGCATGAgcttgagatcctctctttccgcccctcccttgtgcccctcccctgcttgcgctcgctgtctttctcaaaaattagtaaacgtgttttaaaaatttcattcacCACAGGGGTGAAATGGTAACGAGCTAGAGGTATTGAtgagtgtctttttttaaagaagctttatTATTAATAAGTGAAGATTACATAATTAGGGGTTAGATATTAGAGATAACCTGCAGtaaggaaaacttttaaaaaatggtatccaaaaaaaaaaaaaaaaggtatccaTTTGCCATTCTTGTCAATTTCATCGATGATTTATATTCTCACAAGTCCTGTTATGACCACTTACATTTCTATTCTTTGTCCTTTTCACTACCATTATGCCTCTTATGCATTCACTGCATAGGGCATGTGAGAATTTAAACTGTAGTTCTCTTGTGATAACAAGTTATGATTTACAGAAGCTTCTCTGAATGGAAGTTGGAACGAAAGATTTCATATAGCATATTCGAACTATTTATAGTATATGGTTAGCTTAAAGAtggttttattcttaaaattagtCAGGAAAGTCGTCCTTTGATAGTCAGCCATGGCAGTCTCCCTCatgcctgttcttttttttttttaatagtttattgtcaaattggtttccatacaacacccagtgctcttccccacaagtgccctccaccatcaccaccacctcttttccccctcccccttccctttcaaccctcggttcattttcagcattcaatagtctctcaagttttgcgtccctcNNNNNNNNNNNNNNNNNNNNNNNNNNNNNNNNNNNNNNNNNNNNNNNNNNNNNNNNNNNNNNNNNNNNNNNNNNNNNNNNNNNNNNNNNNNNNNNNNNNNTCCTATGCTTCAGCATTCTGtatcttgggtaaatccctagcagtgctattgctgggtcataagggagttctatggatagttttttgaggaacctccacacttttccagagcatctgcaccagtttacattcccaccaatagtgtaggagggtgcccgtctctccacacccttgccagcatctatagtctcttgatttgttcatgttagccactctgactggcatgaggtggtatctcagtgtggttttgatttgtgtttccctgatgatgagtgatgttgagcatcgtttcatgtgcctgtaggccatctggatgtcctctttggagaagtgtctgttcatgtcttctgcctatttcttcactgggttatttgttttgtgggtgtgaagcttggtgagttccttgtagattttagatactagccctttatctgatatgtcatttgcaactatcttttcccattctgtcggccTCATGACTGTTCTAAAGGCAAGAGGATTGATAGACTCCTAAGTTCTGAGTTACAGGTTTCTGTGGTCCTTTATGGCTTGATACTTAAcgcttttttttccttgttaggTCCACCAGCTCGGGTGGCACCTAAAATAGCCAATGGCAAAGCAGCCAGCAgtaagagcagcagcagcagcagcagtgatgactcggaggaggaggaggaggaggcagcacCCATACCTAAGAAGGTTTGGCCATAATTTCTACCAGAGGACTGGGGGCGGGCTGGGGGTTTCTCCATTTCCTGGCAGGATTGGTTGGACCAGCCTTTTCCTGTGGTAACTGATTTTCTCTGTATAATGCAGACTGTACCTAAAAAACAAATTGTGGCCAAGGTCCCAGTGAAAGCAGCAGCCACCCCTACCCAAAAGAGTTCCAGCAGCGAGGACTCCTcaagtgaggaggaggaggaagaacagaaaaaacctataaagaaaaaaCCAGGTGACTGGACATGGGGATTCAAGCTGCATGACTGTGACCAGATCCAGCGGCAGGAGGATCTCTGCAGTGACCACAGGGACCTCGCCATAGAACCGCTTGACCTGATGACAGCTAACTTTTCCCAGAGAAATTTGCATTGCCTTTTATAATCTAGATGCAGAAATGATATGCCATCATCTCTGCCATATTCTTTTGGTTAGAAATGACTCACTAATTCTAGCCCACACTCAAAGAAGGGGAATTAAGCTCATTTCTAGACAGGAACAGcatcaaaagaatttttatatgtatattaaaaccatgacattgtttttcttaaacaGGTCCCTATAGTTCAGTCCCTCCACCTTCTGCTGCCCCATCAAAGAAGTCCCTGGGAACCCAGGCTCCCAAGAAAGCTGTGGAGAAGAAAGAGCCTGTGGAGAGCAGTGAGGACAGCAGTGATGAGTCTGGTGAGTCCCCACTTGTGGAGAAAAGGTCTGGGAAGCTACATGAAGaatacagaagacaaaaatacttctgtCCCTTTTGCTTTTCGCTGAAGCGTGACAGGGCTGTGTGGGTCTTTGCATCtttctttttactgcttttggTTGGGTTGGGACTCTGGTCCCAATCTAATGCCAGAGGTTTTCTCCAGATTCGAgttctgaggaagaaaagaaaccctcAGCTAAGACCGTCACCTCTAAAGCAACCAGTAAACCAGCTCCAGCAAAGAAGGCATCAGAGAGCTCTTCAGACAGCTCAGGTGAAGCATATGAAGGCCCTCAGGGCAGTGGGAAGTCTAGAGGCTCCCTTGGGTCtgacttctgtttattttgtctttgtctaGACTCTGACAGTTCTGAGGATGAAGCTCCTGCCAAGCCAACTGGTACCATTAAGAATCTCCCAAGTAAGCCAGCTGCCACTCCCAAGCAACCTGTCGCTAAACCGGCTGCAGCTCCCAAGCAAGCTGTGGGCAGTGTCCAGAAGCCTCTGACCAGAAAGGCTGATAGCAGCTCCAGTGAGGAGAGCAGTTCGAGTGAAGAGGAGAAGACGAAGAAGACTGTGGCCACCCCCAAGTCCAAGGCGACGGCCAAAGCAGCTCCATCTGTGTCTGCCAAACAGGCCTCCCAGGGTGGCGGGGACAGCAGCTCTGATTCAGATAGCTCTAgcagtgaggaagagaaggaagagaagatgtCAAAGTCCCCAGttaaaaagaagacacagaaggcAGCCGGAGTAGTAGTCTTTTCCAAGCCAGCTGCCGCAAAGAAAGCAAAGGCCCAGGGCAGCAGTTCTTCCTCTGATGATTccagtgaggaagaggaggaagaggagaagcctAAGGGCAAAAGTGCTATAAAACCACAAGCGCTGAAAACCAATGGCACCTCTGCCCTGACTACCCAGAATGGAAAAGCAGACAAGGACAGcaatgaggaagaagaagaaaagaaaaaaggaacagtagCAGTTTCTAAGCCAGGTCTATATCCAAAGAATCTGCCTCCTGAGTTTGTCCCCCCATATTGGGCTGGGATGTACTCTTGGgagatggggcagggagaggaggcccACGATTAGATTTCCAGTTGTATGCACTTGGTGTGTGGGGACTTGGGAGGAGGAACAGGAAACTGGTCTCCTGAGTCTGGCTATCTTGTAGGTTCAGGAAAAAAGCGGAAGCAGAATGAGACTGCTAAGGAGGCAGAGACTCCTCAAGCTAAGAAGATAAAGCTCCAGACCCCCAACACAtttccaaaaaggaagaaagtaagttatcttctctttttctcaggagCCAACTTTTAAAGAGTAGAAAGGAAAATCTGGGGTCATCTTGATAGCCCTCTGCCTGCCATAAATGTACCTGTGTGTAGATCAGGAGGGCTTTTCAGTTATGTGAccactttgtttttagtttcttactTCATTCTTCTCCAGGGAGATAAAAGGGCATCATCCCCATTCCGAAGGATCAGGGAGGAGGAAATTGAGGTAGATGCTCGAGTGGCAGACAACTCCTTTGATGCCAAGGTGAGCGGGGTGCAGGTGTTGGCTGTTGTTGAGGGGAATGGGTAGAAGAGAGGACAGCTTTTTGGTTTAGGTTGATGGGAAGCTCTCTGGGTTCAGGTTGCCTTGAGCAAAGAGAAGAACGTAACAGGGCCTTGGTATTCTGTGTATTAACCACATCTCTCTCCTTGCCAGCGGGGTGCAGCTGGAGACTGGGGGGAGCGAGCCAATCAGGTTCTGAAGTTCACCAAAGGCAAATCCTTTCGGCATGAGAAAACCAAGAAGAAGCGTGGCAGCTACCGGGGAGGCTCCATCTCTGTCCAGGTCAATTCCGTTAAGTTTGACAGCGAATGACCTGGGGCTGTTTGACGAAGCAGGGCAATAATTGGAGACCACTTGCTTTCCCCAGCGGACCTGGGAACCATCAGCTCTTAAGGAAGTATCTTGGTGAGGACGGCAGTTTAGAATAGGTCCAAAGACTTCGCATTGTAACATCCTCTCTGGTCCTTTTCTGTGTTTGTAGTTTTGTACAGATTTGTTTTGAGTGTTGAGTAGTAAAGACAACATGAGGGGagtgttcttttttaagaaaaggaaaattttagttGTCATTCCCTTCTCCCTGTTCTGTGAAAGTCCTCATACTGagaaatttgtatattttatattaaatcattTCCTATAGATTTTTGTTGTGATTTTCAGAGGTGGGTTCCCACAGATAAAATCTTAGCTGTTGCCTAAAACATAGTATCAGTCACATGTGTGAGTTTTTACAATTGGAGAATTCTGCCTATGTGAGTGCACGGGTCCACATTTCATCCATCCTACCCCTCAGCGCTCCAGGAAGGGGCAGTTAAGAATGGCTAATGTCTGTGTTTGGTAAGCATGCACTGTGTTCTTCATCCCCGTTTGTGGGGTCTAGGACTGACGCTTTCAGCAAGCATGGACTTAACTACTTTTGGGGGGTAAAATTCACTTTTGTT
The genomic region above belongs to Suricata suricatta isolate VVHF042 chromosome 2, meerkat_22Aug2017_6uvM2_HiC, whole genome shotgun sequence and contains:
- the NOLC1 gene encoding nucleolar and coiled-body phosphoprotein 1 isoform X2, with the protein product MADAGLRRVVPSDLYPLVLGFLRDNQLSDVANKFAKATGVTQQDANASSLLDIYSFWLKSTKAPKRKLQTNGPVTKKAKKTTSSSDSSEDSSEEEEAQGPPAKKAVVPAKRASLPQHAGKASAKATESTSSEESSDEEEEDKKKKPVQKGIKPQPKAVKAPPKKAKSSDSDSDSSSEDEAPKNQKPKTTPVAAKAQAKASARSGPPARVAPKIANGKAASSKSSSSSSSDDSEEEEEEAAPIPKKTVPKKQIVAKVPVKAAATPTQKSSSSEDSSSEEEEEEQKKPIKKKPGPYSSVPPPSAAPSKKSLGTQAPKKAVEKKEPVESSEDSSDESDSSSEEEKKPSAKTVTSKATSKPAPAKKASESSSDSSDSDSSEDEAPAKPTGTIKNLPSKPAATPKQPVAKPAAAPKQAVGSVQKPLTRKADSSSSEESSSSEEEKTKKTVATPKSKATAKAAPSVSAKQASQGGGDSSSDSDSSSSEEEKEEKMSKSPVKKKTQKAAGVVVFSKPAAAKKAKAQGSSSSSDDSSEEEEEEEKPKGKSAIKPQALKTNGTSALTTQNGKADKDSNEEEEEKKKGTVAVSKPGSGKKRKQNETAKEAETPQAKKIKLQTPNTFPKRKKGDKRASSPFRRIREEEIEVDARVADNSFDAKRGAAGDWGERANQVLKFTKGKSFRHEKTKKKRGSYRGGSISVQVNSVKFDSE
- the NOLC1 gene encoding nucleolar and coiled-body phosphoprotein 1 isoform X1, with the protein product MADAGLRRVVPSDLYPLVLGFLRDNQLSDVANKFAKATGVTQQDANASSLLDIYSFWLNRSTKAPKRKLQTNGPVTKKAKKTTSSSDSSEDSSEEEEAQGPPAKKAVVPAKRASLPQHAGKASAKATESTSSEESSDEEEEDKKKKPVQKGIKPQPKAVKAPPKKAKSSDSDSDSSSEDEAPKNQKPKTTPVAAKAQAKASARSGPPARVAPKIANGKAASSKSSSSSSSDDSEEEEEEAAPIPKKTVPKKQIVAKVPVKAAATPTQKSSSSEDSSSEEEEEEQKKPIKKKPGPYSSVPPPSAAPSKKSLGTQAPKKAVEKKEPVESSEDSSDESDSSSEEEKKPSAKTVTSKATSKPAPAKKASESSSDSSDSDSSEDEAPAKPTGTIKNLPSKPAATPKQPVAKPAAAPKQAVGSVQKPLTRKADSSSSEESSSSEEEKTKKTVATPKSKATAKAAPSVSAKQASQGGGDSSSDSDSSSSEEEKEEKMSKSPVKKKTQKAAGVVVFSKPAAAKKAKAQGSSSSSDDSSEEEEEEEKPKGKSAIKPQALKTNGTSALTTQNGKADKDSNEEEEEKKKGTVAVSKPGSGKKRKQNETAKEAETPQAKKIKLQTPNTFPKRKKGDKRASSPFRRIREEEIEVDARVADNSFDAKRGAAGDWGERANQVLKFTKGKSFRHEKTKKKRGSYRGGSISVQVNSVKFDSE